The following proteins come from a genomic window of Rutidosis leptorrhynchoides isolate AG116_Rl617_1_P2 chromosome 10, CSIRO_AGI_Rlap_v1, whole genome shotgun sequence:
- the LOC139872231 gene encoding uncharacterized protein, with product MTTKLYSATTKEAEKRRSHHHRHTKFQIFITISLIAIIFAYCMFNTNTFISNISFNFNPKTTIPFSPNHFNNQTFIINQLKSTSTIQTPVLIVKEFIIQQSKFNDGDKYVPPVNLTTNQRIAWFKNKLPKFDILNSNQEFETRANEFLKDCKVRFFMTWMTSPLRYFGKREILAVDALFDSNPDSCLMILSNTMDSDHGFHILKPIIDLGFRVQAIEPDLNFLFENTPAESWFDHIKNGNRDPGEIPLAQNLSNLIRLVVLYKYGGVYLDTDFIPLKDFSGLRNSIGAQSVNLSGNWTRLNNAVLIFDKNHPLLYNFIEEFASTFNGNRWGFNGPYLVSRVVEKVAKDSNFSVLPPAAFYPVDWTRIDGLFRRPVNKVHRKWVEAKVRQIKETSYGVHLWNKQSRRLRIEEESIMARLIADHCVVCNTFNKSQRLLNTHLFIS from the coding sequence ATGACGACCAAACTTTATTCTGCCACCACCAAAGAGGCGGAGAAACGGCGGAGTCACCATCACCGGCATACGAAATTCCAAATTTTCATCACCATTAGTTTGATAGCAATTATATTCGCTTACTGCATGTTCAATACAAACACCTTCATTTCAAATATTTCATTCAATTTCAACCCAAAAACCACAATCCCATTTTCACCAAATCATTTCAACAACCAAACATTCATTATCAACCAATTGAAGTCGACTTCAACTATACAAACTCCGGTCTTGATCGTTAAAGAATTCATCATTCAACAATCAAAATTCAATGATGGTGATAAATATGTTCCACCTGTTAATCTCACTACTAACCAAAGAATCGCGTGGTTCAAGAACAAACTCCCAAAATTCGATATCTTGAATTCGAATCAAGAATTCGAAACCAGAGCCAACGAGTTCTTAAAAGATTGTAAAGTTCGTTTTTTTATGACATGGATGACGTCACCATTGCGGTATTTTGGTAAAAGAGAGATTCTTGCAGTGGATGCTTTATTCGACTCTAATCCCGATAGTTGTTTGATGATACTATCAAACACTATGGATTCTGATCACGGGTTTCATATACTTAAACCCATAATTGATCTCGGGTTTCGGGTTCAGGCTATTGAACCCGACTTAAACTTTTTATTTGAAAACACGCCTGCAGAGTCATGGTTTGATCACATTAAAAATGGAAACCGCGACCCGGGTGAAATCCCATTAGCACAAAACTTATCCAACTTAATTCGGCTTGTCGTTCTTTACAAATACGGTGGCGTTTACCTGGATACCGATTTCATTCCTTTGAAAGATTTTAGCGGTTTGCGTAACTCGATAGGTGCTCAAAGCGTCAACTTATCGGGTAATTGGACAAGATTAAACAACGCAGTATTAATCTTTGACAAGAACCATCCATTACTATACAATTTCATTGAAGAATTTGCGTCGACTTTTAATGGAAATAGATGGGGTTTTAATGGACCTTATCTTGTTTCAAGAGTAGTAGAAAAAGTAGCAAAAGATTCAAACTTTAGTGTGTTACCACCGGCAGCTTTTTATCCGGTTGACTGGACAAGAATTGATGGGTTATTCCGGCGACCGGTAAATAAAGTTCACCGGAAATGGGTGGAAGCAAAAGTGAGACAAATAAAAGAAACAAGTTATGGGGTTCATTTGTGGAATAAACAGAGTAGAAGATTGAGAATTGAAGAAGAAAGTATCATGGCAAGATTGATTGCTGATCATTGTGTGGTGTGTAACACTTTCAACAAAAGCCAACGACTTTTGAATACTCATCTTTTTATTTCATGA